ttcagatttattttaaatattgatggtAATAAAACACAGATTATCAAACCTTTTTGTGTTTTACTTTCAATGGGAAACTGTTTACAAACTTTTGAACTCATGTACCGCCTTGTTTATAATTTCCACTTGTATACAGATATATCGATTAGCTTTATGTTATTCATCTACTATGAATATGTCATGCTATACGAGGATTGATCGTGACTATAGTTGTTTTTATCGTGTTCGTAGGAAACTATAAAGAAGTCcatgacataaatatatatgatattatagtaaagCCTTGGTCATCGCGACCAAGAATGAGATGGAcgaaatagtattaatatatttaatccaTAATAACCCTTTTGCAAAATATCTACGTAATAACATTCGATGAGGGTCAAAGCTATTAGGTATTCTCATCAAAGGTGTCATTGATATTTATGTTGTTCCTAGATATCCTTGGTTTGACATTGTATTTATAAGACCTAATCGCTACCACGGACTCGGATAGAATGAACTGGAAACGAGAGCCATAATATGCCGGGCTGCTTAAGGTTTAGTAGAGTCTTGTATGCGGGAAAAACagcaagtacctacctatatataaatctCTACTTATATTCATCATAGAAACTAGATGATGAATATAGCACTCGGATACATACTTGCCGTTTCCCCCTTCCCCCTTCCTCCAAACAAGACTCTTCAAAAACCTTAAGCATATACCCTCCCATCATACGCCTGCCCattcgtttccagtccattctATCTTAGACCGTGATTGCTACTGACAAACTAGTGATATCAAACCGTGATTTGtcattaaaatagtaaatggttgagttttaaactaataatattattaaaatatattgtttgaaacTGGTTAGGAAAAGCAGTAAGCACATGCATACGTGTGTTCAGTTCCTGGTCTCTATTCGTAATTTATGAAtctgatgaaataaaatataaacaatcattaatgttatatttccCAATAACATacattatgttcaaaatgtaaaaatatatcttacTACTAGAACGGTGAACACATGTATAAAACACCTGACCAATACTGACTAGAGGTACCTATGATATAGTTGtttcattatgatttatgatatacGCATATCATAATCATCTACCTGCAGACGGCAGCTATTCATGATATTTATTTACGAAATATTAGtagaacaaataaaacaataattattgatatgacattatatttattcaagttCCAATGGTAAAAAAATGCGTCGTAATTAATGCGTCTGTCGCAATTTTTGTCCATTTGGTGACAATTATCATAAACCATGATTCTttcaaatactaattattagtctgcctatattataatttttgccGTTATTTTTAGAAAGTACTTAcatgaaataaaacattttaaaagtaggtaaacataggtaggttataaaataaaatgtattcacaaATAAGTTGTACCTATAGTAAgtatatgtgatattatattaaaaaaagaattatcttCGTCCTGCGTTTATGCATAATGGCGGAGAAAACCGCCCAACGACTCAATTTAAATTgttctatgtatatattttaaaattaaatgtcttaacattattttcttcatacatattaatattttttgtttaatgttaaatagcttgaatgaataatacatgtatacagttatataaaataaaatgaatactataaagttatgtgtattaaattaaattataagggTAAAttgaaaatgcataatataaagaaaaaaatatattcaaactaTTTAACTTCAGTAAATTAGATTAACATGggtacttaaatacattttgtataatttgtaaattatattatttttagtgaattTAAGCAATTACAAAAATCGATATTAACTTActgaaactatattttatagtatagctGTACAAGAAAcgtattgttaatttaacaaaatgttaattcgaaaaattggttatttcataattattgtttttataattagctTTTGTTCGCCACCGGCcaagttattataggtataacgtATACTTTACAGTGTAAAAATAATTCGAttctatgattttaatttaaatattaaaccgtACATTAAACAAGCATTTgacaattattttgttgttaatctTTTcgtaattaattcataaattattaatattcattacaatggaatatttgtgtttataaaCATTATCGGTAGACCATAAATATTACATGTGAGGTGATCATGAATAAAATAtgctaagtatatttaatttaagtaaagttattttgtttcaatcatttatttacttggcgaggaattatttagaatagtgtataaatattaataataatattttttaaataataataagttatattttaatagaccTTCGCcatttaattattgtgttcatCACACTTTGTTTCTTTTAAGAAATAATTCCTagccaagtaaataaattattgaaacaaaataagtttacttaaattaaatatacttagcaTTTATTCATGATATCTTTATAGTGCTTAaagatcttatattttttttacttagccatTTTCACACGTAGTTTACGAAGGGTTTTTGTTGTGATAAGCATTATACGTagacatattactataaatattaaatgtgaggTGATAGGCGTTTCCTATTAATATTCTACTATTATTCGGTCTACGATTTATGTgtgaattaatatttcatttttgtttcataGATTACTCATTGTAGTTTTGCTATCGTTTACTATAATCGCTACAGTTTTCGATTACACAATGTATTCTGAACGAGCAATATGGCAATGGAATCAAGGTATGTTAACAACTGTattcatttatcattaataataaaatataacaagacACACatcagttataacttaaaatctaTAACGAAAATGGTCCACAATGGAAGTCTGTGGATCGTAGTATATTTTCATAttgaatcattaaatattatacatggacgtttttacaatcaattatgatacaaattttcagaatcaaaatctgcGGATTTGATTATGTGTTTCTCCGGCAGACGTGCCAtgcaaagtttaaaaaacaaaaactgtgtAGTCCGAGGATTGGATCTTACCCCATTATGTGGAACTACAACTATATCAATGATTCTTATCATAATTGGGCACAGATGGGGTTTCCGATTACCCGGACCTTTACAAAACTACGAAGTTAATGAACAGgtacacatttaaatttttacaactgtaatacaattatacacatacatattaatatattaaaatattttttgttacaattaTTGTCAGGTGTTCTACAATTATTTCATTTCTATATTCACCTCTCACATGGACCTATTGGTGGACACATTTTTTGCCATAAGTGGAGCCTTAATGATCCTAATCCTACTTGACCGCCTTGAAAATTCATTTATTAATCCGTTTAAAGTATTGGTGTTTAAATATTTCaggtgatttttaaaaatatttacaatttaatttaccacgcaatataaaatataattgttttattccgaaataaaaatataaataattgttttgttctGTTATTTAGGTTAACGCCTGTTTATGCTGtgataatattcttttttgCAACCCTTCAGTACAAAATGGGAACCGGTCCTCTTTGGGAAGCTTTTATTGgaacagacaaaaaaaattgtcaacaaACGTGGTGGTTAAGCTTGTTGTACTTGAACAATTATGTTGCAACAGATAAAAcggtatgtaaataatatgtaatgtactaTACAATacaaaggtacctatatataaatataatttgaatttattaaatttaaactcaatTTTTGTACTCAGTGTGGATATCATACATGGTTCATGCCTTGTGAATTTCACTTCACGATAATTGGTATCGGATTAGGGTATGTATTGCATAAAAAGCCTAAAATCGGAATGTATCTAACTTCCTTACTTATGGCTATTTCTATTGCTATACCATTTGCACTCACCTTTATTGGACGGAAACCAGGAAATATTCAATTCAACATGGAGTAAGTAAAACTGAAGAATTTTTCACTACTGATGCTTTtctatatttaagttttatgtCGAGTCACTCCACAGTTGAGGAATCACAAATGTAGATTTCAAAATGTAtcgttcaaaaataatttcatctAGCTATAGGAGAGTATTGTTAATGAACAACTGTAATTAGAAACTGTGCACTAACAACTACAActacattacattatttaaaggTGTTCaagtaatagttttaaaaaataataaatttcaagaACCGGTTTCAGAGAAGTATCTCTGTctgtagttaaattattatgtataacattgTACGTAATTAAAGTatcaatctaaataatattttgaggtTAAAATTGACATTGTGTCATGTTTTGCCTGTATTAATATACAACGtcttgacattttcaaattactaTGTTTGCAGtagcgagagagagagagagagagatcacataataataataatatagtatgatatcACTCGTAGGTAATAGTTAGATGTTAATATTCAATACCTAACGACTAACGTATTCtatgattaatatattcaaattgtcTTTGTGTTTACACGTTATCGTACGTGACACGGATCTCCACTATGACACTacaaattaagtatttttatacattttatgcagCTAACATGTTATCCCTACATTTACGatttaggtaggttaggttaggttaggtaaggtACCAAAAAACGTCGTCTCGTACCGTATCTGATTAACACCtatgaatgttttaaattaattgcataggtaattatattttaaagctgATTCAAATGTTTACGATAAAAACTAAGTTTTTCCAAAGAgagggaaagtcgatttcaaatAGTCTTCGCGTATAAAACAGGGTTAATTCGGTTTTCAGTAATCTTACCGCGTATTTAGGTTAAACGGTAGCTAGTAGCTACCatggttaattattaatatcaacagCTACCTAATAACCACTAATATAGAAGTATACGCGATCGATACATTGGACGAAAGTacgaaacatttatttataattatttatattaaacatattattattgacacatACGGTTTGGTCTTTTACGAAACTATAACCATGAAAGCTACCATAATGGTCATGGAAGTATCAATGCactacacaataaaaataatttctgtcACACATGAACACTATACCTACACACGACATAAAAACAAcacaacattttatatacataaccaCTTTGATATAACGTGCCGTTTTGtgaattctattaatttttacaacacGTATAACATGTTTTAATGGTTAATAcatgcaaaaaaaatgtaatataagaaaaaataaataatatgttcttgtTTCCAATTCGAGAAAAAGTATTTGTAAcacttacataatatgaatgCATGATATGgaatattaaatctatttaaattaatttaaaagaataagtaagtaggtaggtacctaatatcttAAGATGAACcacattatatgtttatttacataattaatcaaaattaataacaaacttTGTATTTTCAGTTTCACGACAAATCCAACCAATGATGattattttatgacaatttACATAAAATCTCATACTCGTGCTGGACCTTATATAGTTGGTGCTATATTTGGTTATCTGTTGTATAGAAGAAAAGAGAGTACAACTAAATTAAACTTGGTGAGATACATAGTTAAATgatataagtaaaatgtaataaaatacgaTCTAACTACATGggtatgtctataatatatactctatACCAAATAACCAGacatattttaaacttgaaaataagtaaataagtataaCTTGGTGTAAATtagttgcaaaaaaaaaatgttaagacgtAGGTATGcggaaatattaaatttaacaatttttgtatgttacatattaatatgatgtcTAAAATTCTAATCtacaactaatatattattattttaattcaaacattatttatattataacagacACAGACATATGTTTTGTTGGCAATTTCTACTCTAATATGTACAACAACATGGTTCAGTGGAGCTTTAATTTATCATCCTTCCTACGTTTACGATCCTCTGCAAGCCGCTCTTTATGGTTCAACAATAAGGAGTGTTTGGGCTGCAGGTCTAGTCACTGGACTCTATGCTCTTATAATTGGCCCACCAAGTAAGTAACGTAGTTAATAGTGCATATTATTCATGACTACGAAAATATACTACCTACATCAAACACCATAGTATAATATCAGtcttgggtaaaatacttttgaaaagtatttggaatTAATACTcgaatacttatgaaaaatagtattccgaatatgtattcgaatacttaataaataaaatattccgaataaagtatttggaatacttaaaaatatttttgataaacataTGAAACGATACcagttataattttgatattgtataatattcatatttaatagatattgtTGATTCCAAATTTccaactcataaaatataaatttttctttttcttttaaatcaaATGCAATGAAATAACATgcaaatcaaacaatttaattttcatactgtaaaagtattcagaatacATCACAAAATACTTTTGGAAATAGTATTctaaaagtatttggaatacttaaGAAGTACCCAagaccgtataatataatctataaaactATGCAGATTGTTGatataatgcacaatatttatataatttaatttataatatataatatattaatagtaggtacataggGGTAAGTTACCTATTATAGAGATAACCTAATGtttcaatgttgttaattataatattatataatatgaaaataaaattatttctgatATCTGGGATCAAATTTTAAAGTGCTCCTGCCCCCAATGATATCGTTTTGCccttcttttaatttataatttattgtattacaaaattgtatacctattacaatactTTTAAGCATTATGCTACGTTTTGaacttgaatattattattttctgtttgtgttatatgtaattactaattagttagtcattaaactatttatattatataaatacatttaaagttctgattattattttatgaaaagtactaacttaatacaatatttttagtaaaattacaattaaataataattcaaggaCGAGTGCTataaagtatgtatatatagtatatatctacctatagtgtatatgtattatatgctcgtaaactaattattattaaattataagagGAAGAAAAAGGTGTAAACTCCTCACCTACTATATTTTTCGacacaatagttaaaaaataattattatattttgctcaCAACCCCCTCCCTctcactaaaaaaaataataataataataatatgaactccAAGTTTTACCACTATCAAAATTCTTAATAAATGCTCAAATCTTTCAAGACGTTAATTTAagattcttttaaaaataatccagCTTCACCAGTAAAACAACCCCAAAAAGCaagtaatatttaatgataaataaatcgtaattttttttttagattaacgaaaacattttttatgcaaTAGGTATCAGCATATTTGTATGCTATTTTTTCGAATAAGAGAATTTAACATtctttacattttgtaaaaataggtTTTGTTTAGAACCTTCGAAAAATCGTAATTGCCATCtacagtaggtacataaattaattaacctaCATTTCAAACATGTACCTAAtcctaaaataattttcatattataatagtttataaaacatTGAATTACCTACTATACTTTTATTGGATAggaaaatttacattttataattatgtttactaTTCATTCAAATATCCACAGTGTTCCATTTAGAAAATCTATGCCATCAAAAATAAACaggtatcatatattattaaacatcaaTGTAGCTacctatttttttgtaaataaaataaatacaagtttaattattatttccgtggataatatagaatatattgaatacatttcacgtacaataataacagttattcctattgtaattttttttttatctattctgAGACGTAAACGTAAAGcatctaaaaataaatgttttgtctaaataataaattaaacccCCACCATGCGGTATCTTAGTATCTACAAAAGTTTACTATATCCAGCACACGGAAGATGGAGTGTTTAGATTATTGGTTTTTCGAACTTAAACATCATGTCACTCTAATCCTTATGTAGGTTATTTACTGGGAATTGTTTTCTGAAAGAGCCCTACTATCAGTTTACCTACGTTTAATAAGACGTGTGGGTTTCTAAACCAATTACCCACAACTTATATTGTTTCAGTCGCGCGTACTTACAAATGACGTGTTTCtttgttgatgtttttttttttacgaatctTATTtgaatcgtaatattatactgtttatttttttcttttcaagatTTTATGAAGAATGTGCTGTCGTGGAAACCATTTATACCGTTGGccagtttaaattttaatgcgtACATGGTGAACACCATATTACCGGTAGCCGACACTGCCAGCAGGCGGACTCCAGATCACTTCAACATCAGGAACTTCGTAAGTGTACATTAATAGGCATAAACAGtcgagagaaaaataaaaataacagagtcgatgttaagtatacaaaaaaataaatacataatatgttatgtagaCTGTAATGGGCTCTAGAAAGGAATAATAACAAggttttgaaaacaataaattgttattaaattaatatagtttagtAGAAATAACTAACTCGATGAAAATTCTTTGGTTGTGTatcatcatattttgttttatacattgaaACTAGAAAATCTTTACATTCACAAacgaaattcaatatttaagtatagtaattttcattataaaaactCGAAAAGTGGAGTAATACCGGTACtcggtaggtatacataatacaatttaattaaaaacacacaGAGTTAGTGtagatatatgtattatacgttGCTGTCACTGCTTTAATGAAACTTGTATTCAAATTACAACTTATCTCACTTGGTGGAATCTGATAATCATTACTTAtacatgtaaaaattaaaacaaagttGATGTTTAGCTGTTCGTTCTGTTAAAAAATCAATCGTTAAAATAACAAAGGGAATCTAATTgaggattttatattttatttttatactgtaatatagtTACAAATGTGCCGAATTACTGAAATTTGATTAAAGTCTATTTCGATATATCAAAAGTCGAAGGGGTGGTAATTTCTTTCAGGATTACGGACTATTTAAGATACTATGTCGAACAATTGAATTATAGAaagtcttttaaaatattacggaACTACTTACTTCTGGCCCATGATAATTCTATAAACTTAAATTGTAAACGATGAAAAGATATAATTCTCGTAGAATTCGCATTATGTggatcaaataatattgtacgtccGTACGTTGTATCGTATTGTGGGACTATGTcgtcaattgtataatataatacgagtatGGCGATTCTACGAAATTGTATCAAACGAAGGCTACTAACACTTCATCAGCTTACGATATCGCTGCCAGGCTACAATATACCGTAACGTTAATAtagtttctaaaaataataataataaaacgtaacGACTCCCTCGGTGCCCGGTAAAAAAATCgacgaaaatataaacttttacatctaaaagaaaaacaaagaactgtcttatattttattataggctTGACGGGATCAAGGCTAATGCCgaccactataatattacattcgtacaaataaatattattgaaataaatatagaaaaaaaaaatcaataacaaaCAGACAGTATAACCAATATAATAACCGAATTGACAATAACatactaattgttattttttttaatgggatACGATTGATAttcatgtttatttataattacaattgttAGCAGTGAACTTGTACAATACTCGTTTGAAGAAATGTTTgtgtttaatttcaatttattataataatattatttgtataaattgattgaaATGCTAAAGTattagaacaataatataatatacaatatataggtacacacaatgCATTAAGGCTTATGGATTTGGTCAACTAAgatgaatactcattacaatattaaaattgtatggtaacTAATTTATATggttacctatgtattttttcaGGTAACCGATGCAATTTCTGACACTGTAATGTGTTTGACGGCTGGTTTGTTCCTTTACTTATTAGTAGAAAGACCGTTCAGGCTTTTAATCACTCAGctttttgtttcaaaatcaaaatcaagtACAAATgacaaaaagtaaataattgttaatttattaatttgtaatttattttaagaattagaTTCAATTTAGAATTCACCATATTATGGATGTTAgctcttttaaattataaagaaaatgaaaatatttaattttaattttaagtataacgTAAAACAAGCGCATGACTTAAATCATACGATTACAAAAATgattaaagttcaaaatattttaatattctattaagtttccaaaaatgtattaataaacattacacaaaatatgatttatgaatgtGTAATATGCGAgcttataactttatataatatataagaaaaaaaaatgaattaatataaagaatataattgtaatattatgataatatattatacttatagacaatgcatattacataatgtacatttcatatttctatattaaattttaataagtaacataatataattcacatactagaaatgaaaataattttcacgataaatgatttattattgatggtaatttaatatttgttataagcAAAGTATTCCTCTGCTAAAAGTCTTTGTAAACAAtctttcataaatatattttaataatttatacatttataaatagtgAGGTATCTTTATTGATTTCCATTACATCCAGAGAGG
The Metopolophium dirhodum isolate CAU chromosome 7, ASM1992520v1, whole genome shotgun sequence DNA segment above includes these coding regions:
- the LOC132949272 gene encoding nose resistant to fluoxetine protein 6-like isoform X1; this translates as MQKRIPLSNKMVYRFAVFALFLVSVNASLTGPTNILPTLPNAIIKSENSQCQHDSLKLKLDLQNMTLWAQQMWDASAKQAVGLLSGNRFQLGDFDECLQVATPIKAQYCLVDVKLDVPSQYSYADPLTREYDPLLPAWHKIYYGGARFKQRLDMIKWALCVPSSCSALDVQTYLRSYIKENKLDVIENVSVADNMCTQAQRPGDEYTAYDIAFVLLIVVLLSFTIIATVFDYTMYSERAIWQWNQESKSADLIMCFSGRRAMQSLKNKNCVVRGLDLTPLCGTTTISMILIIIGHRWGFRLPGPLQNYEVNEQVFYNYFISIFTSHMDLLVDTFFAISGALMILILLDRLENSFINPFKVLVFKYFRLTPVYAVIIFFFATLQYKMGTGPLWEAFIGTDKKNCQQTWWLSLLYLNNYVATDKTCGYHTWFMPCEFHFTIIGIGLGYVLHKKPKIGMYLTSLLMAISIAIPFALTFIGRKPGNIQFNMDFTTNPTNDDYFMTIYIKSHTRAGPYIVGAIFGYLLYRRKESTTKLNLTQTYVLLAISTLICTTTWFSGALIYHPSYVYDPLQAALYGSTIRSVWAAGLVTGLYALIIGPPNFMKNVLSWKPFIPLASLNFNAYMVNTILPVADTASRRTPDHFNIRNFVTDAISDTVMCLTAGLFLYLLVERPFRLLITQLFVSKSKSSTNDKKNYVSQAIESNRDYDKVLPTHHRT
- the LOC132949272 gene encoding nose resistant to fluoxetine protein 6-like isoform X2; the encoded protein is MVYRFAVFALFLVSVNASLTGPTNILPTLPNAIIKSENSQCQHDSLKLKLDLQNMTLWAQQMWDASAKQAVGLLSGNRFQLGDFDECLQVATPIKAQYCLVDVKLDVPSQYSYADPLTREYDPLLPAWHKIYYGGARFKQRLDMIKWALCVPSSCSALDVQTYLRSYIKENKLDVIENVSVADNMCTQAQRPGDEYTAYDIAFVLLIVVLLSFTIIATVFDYTMYSERAIWQWNQESKSADLIMCFSGRRAMQSLKNKNCVVRGLDLTPLCGTTTISMILIIIGHRWGFRLPGPLQNYEVNEQVFYNYFISIFTSHMDLLVDTFFAISGALMILILLDRLENSFINPFKVLVFKYFRLTPVYAVIIFFFATLQYKMGTGPLWEAFIGTDKKNCQQTWWLSLLYLNNYVATDKTCGYHTWFMPCEFHFTIIGIGLGYVLHKKPKIGMYLTSLLMAISIAIPFALTFIGRKPGNIQFNMDFTTNPTNDDYFMTIYIKSHTRAGPYIVGAIFGYLLYRRKESTTKLNLTQTYVLLAISTLICTTTWFSGALIYHPSYVYDPLQAALYGSTIRSVWAAGLVTGLYALIIGPPNFMKNVLSWKPFIPLASLNFNAYMVNTILPVADTASRRTPDHFNIRNFVTDAISDTVMCLTAGLFLYLLVERPFRLLITQLFVSKSKSSTNDKKNYVSQAIESNRDYDKVLPTHHRT